A stretch of DNA from Paenibacillus albus:
TGACGCGGGATGAGTTGATGAAGGTTCAGCGGGAGCATAAGCATTGCCTTAGCAGCGCCGGACCCGAGGATATTCATGGCGTAGGCAATTATGTACTTCTGCTCAAAGCGCATGGCAGCGATAAGCCGGAGCACGCGCTCTATATGTTCGACAGCGGCAGCTATTCCTCGCTGCCACAGCTAGAGGGCTATGAATGGATTCACCGCGACCAGATCGAATGGTATGTGTCGCAGTCTAAGGCACTGCGCGCGGCGAATGGCGGAGAGCCGCTGCCGGCACTCGCTTTCTTCCATATTCCGCTTCCGGAGTATGACGAGGTGTGGGAGAAGGAGCTGTGCTTCGGCAGCAAGCATGAGGGCGTTGCCAGCCCGCGGATCAATTCGGGCCTATTCGCGGCGATGATGGAGATGGGCGATGTGGGCGGCACCTTCTGCGGCCATGATCATGTGAACGATTATTGGGGCGCATTGCACGACATCCGGCTCTGCTATGGCAGGGCGACCGGTTATCAGACCTATGGACGCGAGGGCTTCCCGCGCGGCGCACGTATCATCCGATTAAAGCAAGGCGAGCGCGGCTTTGCGACCGAGCTTCGTCTTGACGACGGCAGCGTCGTTCTCGAGCAAGAGGAGCATTACCCGAAGGGGATCGAGCTGTAGCAGGTTGATTGTTGTAGAGTGAGGTTAGAGTGGGGAGGGCACGGCAAACTTCTGCTGGAATGAGCAGGAGGCGCAGTGCTCTTTTTTCGATGTGAGGAAGGCTCAATTGCTGAAATTTCGCTTGGCGTATGCTACCCTTAACTGTATCGACTGTATGGGAGTTCGAAGTATGATGAAAACAATATTAGTCAGTGGTTATCGGGCAACGGAGCTGGGCATCTTCTCCGCGAAGCATCCCGGTATCGCCATCATCAAGAAGGCGCTCACGAAGCAGATTACGGCGTTAGTCGAGGATGGACTCGAATGGGTGATCATCAGCGGCGGATGGGGCGTCGAGCTGTGGGCAGCGGAAGTGACAATCGAGCTGAAGAAGAGCTATGAGAACTTGCGGCTTGCGATTATAACGCCTTTTCTGGAGCAAGAAGAGAACTGGAATGAGCAGAAGAAAACGACGTACAGCGAGATTCTATCCGGAGCGGATTATGTGAACAGCGTTTCCAAGCAGAAGTACGCGGGACCGTGGCAGTTCAAGGCGAGAGACCGCTTCTTGCTCGACAACTCCGATGGGCTGCTGCTTATCTATGATGAGGAACGGGACGGCTCGCCTCGTT
This window harbors:
- a CDS encoding metallophosphoesterase family protein — protein: MNQSLHYREDGTFTIVQFTDLHWQNGEPDDVLTKLLMELVLDQTSPDLVVFTGDLIYSKDCIDEKQSLRDAVRPVEDRGIPWAAVYGNHDSEHLVTRDELMKVQREHKHCLSSAGPEDIHGVGNYVLLLKAHGSDKPEHALYMFDSGSYSSLPQLEGYEWIHRDQIEWYVSQSKALRAANGGEPLPALAFFHIPLPEYDEVWEKELCFGSKHEGVASPRINSGLFAAMMEMGDVGGTFCGHDHVNDYWGALHDIRLCYGRATGYQTYGREGFPRGARIIRLKQGERGFATELRLDDGSVVLEQEEHYPKGIEL
- a CDS encoding SLOG family protein, producing the protein MMKTILVSGYRATELGIFSAKHPGIAIIKKALTKQITALVEDGLEWVIISGGWGVELWAAEVTIELKKSYENLRLAIITPFLEQEENWNEQKKTTYSEILSGADYVNSVSKQKYAGPWQFKARDRFLLDNSDGLLLIYDEERDGSPRYLLELARAHAEVTPDYGIITISGQDLQNIAEDEQQYDYE